In a genomic window of Plasmodium malariae genome assembly, chromosome: 4:
- the PmUG01_04011400 gene encoding PIR protein: MNKLLEGSQSSNIYNKLNENVTGSQYDTICNVINKSKNRNGFPSGSYDLCKQIARNADDLSKMLNKSGYNNQCLHYTYWIYYELKKILKQNSEDVKTKQIIKYLELKNNIYKEYQLHKCRPDIKDNNINELNEKVDEKYLHDYFQNYDIIKTYSACERATFQIYKEYLTNISKLYMKHKKDKQCCDDPFWDSCPDYFKCPNEFDPNNLLKVLNSDTNGRCNNLKKLEKTSKSVYPMSSGGSQTDIISSFYFISCPDITDKRQKCNVFPSYPASMINPSSSFTQHPPYHVTFTIDGQPRTSVDTLSRRERPGSTANSVQPEHLPFSDQLSLNGSPETKEKDVCTTPGYVKDSSGNCREPNVRETPTIGLRINEYHPNKKRAYISFKNNSVSSNTFNIFFRAGIILTLIVGIISIIFIYYKFTPFGICFRKKMSKKKGIDNYYDDPYMRHFIIRAPKSVKRKVGTKGLRFSYYSM; encoded by the exons ATG AATAAACTTTTAGAAGGATCACAAtcaagtaatatatataataaattaaatgaaaatgtcACTGGAAGCCAATATGATACAATTtgtaatgtaataaataaatccaAAAATAGAAATGGTTTTCCAAGCGGAAGTTATGATCTATGTAAACAAATTGCAAGAAATGCGGATGATTTAtcaaaaatgttaaataaaaGTGGATATAATAATCAATGTTTACATTACACATACTGGATATATTatgaactaaaaaaaattttaaaacaaaactCGGAAGAtgttaaaacaaaacaaataattaaatatttggaattgaaaaataatatttataaggaATATCAATTACATAAGTGTCGACCTGACATTAAGGATaacaatataaatgaattaaatgaaaaggtTGATGAGAAATATTTACAtgattattttcaaaattatgatattattaaaacCTACTCTGCGTGTGAACGTGCTACATTTCAAATCTACAAGGAATATCTTACTAATATTAGTAAATTATACATGAAGCACAAAAAGGATAAGCAATGCTGTGATGATCCATTTTGGGATAGCTGTCcagattattttaaatgtccAAATGAATTTGATCCTAATAATCTCTTAAAAGTATTAAATTCTGACACAAATGGTAGATGtaataacttaaaaaaattagaaaaaactTCAAAATCCGTTTATCCAATGAGTTCTGGGGGTTCCCAAACAGATATTATaagttcattttattttattagctGTCCAGATATTACAGATAAAAGACAGAAATGTAATGTGTTTCCTTCTTACCCTGCATCTATGATAAATCCTTCTTCATCCTTTACTCAACATCCACCTTATCATGTAACTTTTACGATCGATGGACAACCAAGAACTTCTGTAGATACCTTGTCACGAAGAGAGAGACCAGGATCAACTGCAAATTCAGTACAACCGGAACATTTACCCTTTTCAGATCAATTAAGTCTAAATGGGTCTCCAGAAACTAAAGAAAAAGATGTTTGTACAACACCAGGATATGTAAAAGATTCATCAGGAAATTGCAGGGAGCCAAATGTGCGTGAAACACCAACTATTGGATTAAGGATAAATGAATATCATCCCAACAAAAAAAGAGCTTATATATCATTCAAGAATAATTCTGTTTCTTCTAATACATTCAACATTTTTTTCCGTGCCGGTATCATATTAACTTTGATAGTGGGAATAatttccattatttttatttattataaa TTTACTCCCTTTGGAATATGTTTTCGTAAAAAGATgtcaaagaaaaaaggaattgaCAATTATTATGATGATCCGTATATGCGGCATTTTATAATCCGTGCTCCAAAATCGGTTAAAAGAAAAGTTGGAACTAAGGGATTAagattttcttattattccATGTGA